A genomic region of Denticeps clupeoides chromosome 9, fDenClu1.1, whole genome shotgun sequence contains the following coding sequences:
- the mpp4a gene encoding MAGUK p55 subfamily member 4, which yields MAALAMVQSLEASGCYENGLTQILADVAKDMRSSVSRDISGAELLHGLLSAPWLQSLLKVYESLTSHRTRGPVPYLLYSSGLSQEIMANLREVLIPTHEVRELYCLLRRPHVQALLLAHDTVARKDYDPVLPLVPEGVPGDEEAMRIICLVKNNQPLGATIKKDEMTGDIQVARVIHGGLADRSGLLHPGDKLVEVNGSSVEGLEPEQVIQILFKSQGTIVFKLIPNSPQPENSQATVFLRAMADYCPLRDPTIPCPAAGMAYSKGDLLEIVDQTDACWWQARKLPSAGPCAGLVPSNSWLKRKQREMWWSQPSQVHTCIRPLTPVDEDDLEFIDARCSDTDDDTVESEDLLQGDAELDGAEDDLYLAGFRRSLRLFRRRTQNKRRLSCHSCCPSKALSSPYEEVVRYQRNPEDPPRLIVLLGPSGVGVNELRKRLMKTNPSTFQGAIPHTSRPKKSSEESGKEYHFISKELFEYMVCNHRFLEYGEFKGHLYGTSVDAIKEVLDGGKICLIDIEPHSIQSVRTKTLKPYFVFVASPSLERLRLTRRSARVVASSHLTRHFTDEDFQEMQECGRSMEARYRQYFDSVLVNDVLQDACLQLYSIIRRAQDEPQWVPVSWLKPVQPGRRDVETTNSPKV from the exons ATGGCAGCGTTGGCCATGGTTCAGTCTCTGGAGGCTTCTGGCTGCTACGAAAACg GTTTAACTCAGATCCTGGCCGATGTGGCCAAGGACATGCGGAGCTCCGTCAGCAGGGACATCAGTGGAGCTGAACTTCTCCACGGTCTGCTCAGTGCTCCCTGGCTCCAGTCACTGCTCAAG GTGTATGAGAGCCTGACGAGCCACCGGACACGTGGACCAGTCCCCTACCTGCTCTACTCGTCTGGGCTCTCTCAGGAG ATCATGGCCAACCTGAGGGAGGTCCTGATCCCAACCCATGAAGTCCGAGAGCTCTACTGTCTGCTGAGGAGGCCTCATGTTCAG GCGCTGCTGCTGGCCCATGACACCGTGGCCCGAAAAGACTACGATCCGGTGCTGCCTCTCGTCCCCGAGGGCGTGCCTGGCGATGAGGAGGCCATGAGGATCATTTGCCTGGTCAAGAATAATCAGCCACTG GGAGCGACTATAAAGAAGGACGAGATGACCGGGGATATTCAGGTGGCCCGAGTGATCCATGGAGGCCTGGCCGACCGCAGCG GCCTCCTGCACCCCGGTGACAAGCTGGTGGAGGTGAACGGAAGTTCTGTTGAAGGCCTGGAGCCTGAGCAGGTCATACAGATCCTG TTTAAATCCCAGGGCACGATTGTATTTAAACTCATTCCAAATTCGCCACAGCCGGAAAACAGTCAGGCCACG GTGTTTCTGAGAGCCATGGCTGACTACTGCCCCCTGCGGGACCCCACCATCCCCTGTCCGGCCGCAGGCATGGCCTACAGTAAGGGCGACCTGCTGGAGATCGTGGATCAGACGGACGCCTGCTGGTGGCAGGCCAGGAAGCTGCCCAGTGCCGGCCCCTGTGCCGGACTTGTGCCCTCAAACAGCTGGCTGAAGAG GAAGCAGAGAGAGATGTGGTGGTCACAGCCCTCCCAGGTCCACACCTGCATCAGGCCCT TGACCCCTGTGGACGAGG ACGACCTGGAGTTCATAGATGCCCGGTGCAGTGATACAG ATGACGACACAGTTGAGTCTG AGGACCTGTTACAAG GGGACGCTGAGCTGGACGGCGCTGAAGACGATCTGTACCTTG CGGGGTTTCGGCGTAGCCTGCGCTTGTTCCGGAGGCGGACCCAGAACAAGCGCCGCCTCTCGTGCCACTCCTGCTGCCCCAGCAAGGCCCTGAGCAGCCCATATGAGGAGGTGGTTCGATACCAGCGCAACCCCGAGGATCCACCACGCCTCATCGTCCTGCTGG GTCCCTCTGGTGTGGGAGTAAACGAGTTGCGGAAAAGACTGATGAAAACCAACCCCTCCACATTCCAGGGCGCGATTCCCC ACACATCAAGACCAAAGAAAAGCTCGGAGGAATCCGGGAAAGAGTATCATTTCATCAGCAAAGAGCTGTTCGAGTACATGGTGTGCAATCACAG GTTCCTGGAATATGGCGAGTTCAAGGGTCACCTCTATGGCACCAGTGTGGATGCAATCAAGGAAGTGCTGGACGGTGGGAAGATCTGCCTCATCGACATCGAGCCGCAT AGCATCCAGTCGGTTAGAACGAAGACGCTCAAGCCCTACTTCGTGTTCGTGGCGTCCCCCAGCCTGGAGCGGCTGAGACTCACCCGGAGGAGTGCCAGGGTCGTCGCCAGCAGCCACCTCACCCGCCATTTCACA GACGAAGACTTCCAGGAGATGCAGGAATGCGGTCGGAGCATGGAGGCGCGATACAGGCAGTATTTCGACTCGGTCCTGGTGAATGACGTCCTGCAAGATGCCTGCCTGCAGCTCTACAGCATCATCCGGAGGGCCCAGGATGAGCCACAGTGGGTTCCTGTCAGCTGGCTGAAGCCTGTCCAGCCTGGGAGGAGAGACGTGGAGACCACGAACAGTCCAAAGGTCTGA